A genomic stretch from Bos javanicus breed banteng chromosome 29, ARS-OSU_banteng_1.0, whole genome shotgun sequence includes:
- the LOC133241834 gene encoding olfactory receptor 8A1-like gives MAENQSTVIEFILGGLTNRPELQLPLLFLFLGIYSVTVIGNLGMITLICLNAQLHTPMYYFLSNLSFVDLCYSSVITPKMLVNFVSEKNTISYAGCMAQLYFFLVFVIAECYMLTVMAYDRYVAICRPLLYNIIMSHRVCSLLVAGVYAIGFIGSTIETGLMLKLSYCDFLISHYFCDILPLMMLSCSSTYDTEMTVFVLAGFDIVVTSLTVLISYAFILSSILHISTTGGRAKAFSTCSSHLAAVGMFYGTTAFMYLKPSTASSLAQENVASVFYTTVIPMLNPLIYSLRNKEVKAAMQKTLRGKMF, from the coding sequence ATGGCAGAAAATCAATCCACAGTGATAGAGTTCATTCTTGGAGGTTTAACAAATCGGCCAGAGCTCCAGCTCCCACTCTTATTCCTCTTCCTTGGGATCTACTCAGTCACCGTGATAGGGAACCTGGGCATGATAACCCTGATTTGTCTGAACGCTCAGcttcacacccccatgtactattTCCTCAGCAACCTGTCCTTTGTGGATCTCTGCTACTCCTCTGTCATTACCCCTAAGATGCTGGTGAACTTTGTGTCAGAGAAGAACACCATCTCCTATGCAGGGTGCATGGCCCAGCTCTACTTCTTCCTGGTGTTTGTCATTGCTGAGTGTTACATGCTGACAgtaatggcctatgaccgctatgttgcCATCTGCAGACCTTTGCTTTACAACATCATCATGTCTCATCGAGTCTGCTCCCTGCTGGTAGCTGGGGTCTATGCCATAGGATTCATTGGTTCAACCATAGAGACTGGCCTCATGTTGAAACTGTCCTATTGTGATTTCCTTATCAGTCATTACTTCTGTGACATCCTCCCCCTCATGATGCTCTCTTGCTCTAGCACCTATGACACTGAGATGACAGTCTTTGTTTTGGCTGGATTTGACATTGTAGTCACCAGCTTAACAGTCCTAATTTCCTATGCCTTCATCCTGTCCAGTATCCTTCACATCAGCACCACAGGCGGAAGGGCCAAAGCCTTCAGCACGTGCAGCTCCCATCTTGCTGCTGTGGGGATGTTTTATGGAACAACTGCCTTCATGTACTTGAAACCCTCCACGGCCAGTTCCCTGGCCCAGGAGAATGTGGCCTCCGTGTTCTACACCACAGtgatccccatgctgaaccccctgATCTACAGCTTGAGGAATAAGGAGGTGAAGGCTGCCATGCAAAAAACTCTGAGAGGAAAAATGTTTTGA